The following coding sequences are from one uncultured Fibrobacter sp. window:
- a CDS encoding cation diffusion facilitator family transporter — translation MNEAENRQKVIVRTSIIGIAANIVLSAFKAFVGFATNSIAVTLDAVNNLSDALSSVITIVGAKLSNKLPDKKHPLGYGRIEYLSAMVVAAIVLYAGGTSAVESVKKIIHPEIADYSTVSLVIIASAVVVKLVLGKFVKRQGERVNSGALVASGADALFDAILSLSVLASAIVFILTGISLEAYVGLVISGFIIKSGIGMLIETLDDILGKRADGDLVKKIKALLTEEPQVRGAYDVILNNYGPDKFLGSVHLELPDTMTVEEVDVLTRRVQARVLKETGVILTGVGVYSHNTKNDEAAKIRSNVLKLVKEHPWALQLHGFYVNIEDRTMRFDVVMNFEIKPQEGLDILHKEISEAYPDYDLHIAADIDAS, via the coding sequence ATGAACGAAGCAGAAAACCGTCAAAAGGTCATTGTCCGGACAAGCATCATTGGCATCGCGGCAAACATCGTGCTATCGGCATTCAAGGCATTCGTCGGCTTTGCCACCAATTCCATCGCCGTGACACTCGATGCGGTGAACAACCTTTCCGACGCGCTGTCTTCGGTCATTACGATTGTGGGCGCGAAACTTTCGAACAAACTTCCCGACAAAAAGCATCCGCTCGGTTACGGGCGAATCGAATACCTGAGCGCAATGGTGGTCGCGGCAATCGTGCTCTACGCCGGCGGCACCTCGGCCGTAGAATCGGTCAAGAAAATCATCCACCCCGAAATAGCGGACTACTCCACGGTTTCACTAGTAATTATCGCCTCGGCGGTGGTGGTAAAACTCGTGCTCGGCAAATTCGTGAAGCGTCAGGGCGAACGCGTGAACTCGGGCGCACTCGTGGCATCGGGTGCAGACGCCCTGTTCGACGCCATTCTCTCCCTTTCGGTGCTGGCATCGGCCATCGTCTTCATCCTCACGGGAATTTCACTTGAAGCCTACGTGGGCCTCGTAATTTCAGGATTCATCATCAAGTCGGGCATCGGAATGCTGATCGAAACCCTGGACGACATTCTGGGCAAGCGCGCCGATGGCGACCTGGTCAAGAAAATCAAGGCGCTGCTCACCGAAGAACCGCAAGTCCGCGGCGCTTACGACGTCATTCTCAACAATTACGGTCCAGACAAGTTTCTCGGTTCCGTGCACTTGGAACTCCCCGACACCATGACCGTCGAAGAAGTCGACGTACTGACCCGCAGGGTACAGGCACGCGTACTCAAAGAAACCGGCGTGATTCTCACGGGCGTAGGCGTGTATTCACACAACACCAAGAATGACGAAGCTGCCAAAATTCGCAGCAACGTGTTGAAGTTGGTAAAGGAGCACCCTTGGGCATTGCAACTCCACGGCTTTTATGTGAACATTGAAGACCGCACCATGCGTTTTGACGTGGTCATGAACTTCGAAATCAAGCCTCAAGAAGGTCTGGACATCCTGCACAAGGAAATCAGCGAAGCCTACCCCGACTACGACCTGCATATCGCCGCCGACATAGACGCGTCGTAA
- a CDS encoding nucleotidyl transferase AbiEii/AbiGii toxin family protein, whose product MKINKNSLQARINNLSKEMNVHANVLLVSFFFDAFISRLAKSTYANKFVFKGGFYLATLLGVKNRYTADIDFLLRKETMNENRLKEIFTDIIAIDADDSITFEISDISPIRDEDAYGGFSILLTGHLENVRQSFHVDVATGDPITPKDIEYSYQSLISHETIAFRAYNLETVVAEKLQTILFRGLLNSRCKDYYDIYIINQLQRNNINIPDLKKSFETTCQYRKTPFKKEEALLLLEEISKSDILQTRWKNYAKKSSFAKDVPFEATIESCKEILDCIF is encoded by the coding sequence ATGAAGATTAATAAGAATTCCCTGCAAGCGAGAATCAACAACCTCTCCAAAGAAATGAACGTTCACGCCAACGTCTTGCTCGTATCGTTCTTCTTTGATGCATTCATTTCAAGATTGGCCAAGTCAACATACGCCAACAAGTTTGTTTTCAAGGGCGGTTTCTATCTCGCTACATTGCTCGGTGTAAAGAACCGCTATACTGCCGACATTGATTTCCTTTTGAGAAAGGAAACCATGAATGAGAATAGATTGAAGGAAATTTTCACTGACATCATCGCAATCGATGCAGATGATTCTATCACTTTTGAAATAAGCGATATTTCTCCTATCCGCGACGAAGACGCCTATGGCGGATTTTCCATTCTTTTGACCGGGCACCTAGAGAACGTCAGACAAAGTTTCCATGTCGATGTCGCCACGGGCGATCCGATTACGCCAAAAGATATCGAATACTCTTACCAAAGCCTCATCAGCCATGAAACCATTGCGTTTCGAGCTTATAACCTAGAAACGGTTGTTGCTGAAAAACTTCAAACCATTCTTTTCCGAGGCCTGCTCAATAGCCGCTGCAAAGATTATTACGACATCTATATCATCAATCAATTGCAAAGGAATAACATCAATATTCCTGACTTGAAGAAATCTTTTGAAACAACTTGCCAATATCGCAAAACGCCTTTTAAAAAAGAAGAAGCTCTTTTGCTTCTAGAAGAAATTTCAAAGAGCGACATTCTTCAAACCCGCTGGAAGAACTATGCAAAAAAATCTTCGTTTGCAAAAGATGTTCCATTTGAAGCGACAATTGAATCTTGCAAAGAGATTCTTGATTGTATTTTCTAA
- a CDS encoding flavodoxin family protein, with product MKVVLFNGSRREKGCTYTALNIVAGELNAAGIETEIFFVGGRVLKGETDAVVHEAKEILKSADAVVYGSPVYYASPSGEMLMFLDRLYGLAEAELLFKPAATVASARRAGTSATLDTLNKYPTYAQQPLVTSRYWNMVHGSSPEDVLKDEEGVQIMRELGRNMAWLLKSIEAGKQAGIAQPVAEKKIYTNFIR from the coding sequence ATGAAAGTCGTCTTGTTCAACGGCAGCCGTCGCGAAAAGGGCTGCACCTACACCGCACTGAACATTGTCGCGGGCGAACTCAACGCCGCAGGCATCGAAACCGAAATCTTCTTTGTCGGGGGCCGCGTGCTCAAGGGCGAAACGGATGCTGTTGTCCACGAAGCCAAAGAAATTCTGAAGTCCGCCGACGCGGTGGTCTACGGCTCTCCTGTTTACTACGCCTCACCTAGCGGCGAAATGCTGATGTTCCTCGACAGGCTCTACGGCCTCGCCGAAGCGGAACTGCTTTTCAAGCCCGCCGCCACGGTCGCATCGGCACGCCGCGCCGGCACCAGCGCCACCCTCGACACACTGAACAAGTACCCCACCTACGCGCAGCAGCCCTTGGTGACCTCGCGCTACTGGAACATGGTCCACGGCTCCAGTCCCGAAGACGTGCTCAAGGACGAAGAAGGCGTGCAGATTATGCGCGAACTCGGCCGCAACATGGCTTGGCTCCTCAAGAGCATCGAGGCCGGCAAGCAGGCGGGAATTGCGCAGCCTGTTGCCGAAAAGAAAATTTATACGAACTTCATCCGCTAA
- a CDS encoding type II toxin-antitoxin system mRNA interferase toxin, RelE/StbE family, which translates to MTGNFKGVWECHIQPDWLLLYLKKIFSTETIKARVSTMRSTHTEHEN; encoded by the coding sequence TTGACGGGAAATTTCAAAGGCGTCTGGGAATGCCATATTCAACCAGATTGGCTATTGCTTTATCTGAAGAAGATTTTTTCAACAGAAACCATAAAAGCGCGTGTTTCCACTATGCGTTCCACGCATACTGAGCATGAAAATTAA
- a CDS encoding LysR family transcriptional regulator: MFVETYILRLLAGFLEYGTLSAVADKLYTSQPAVSRAFKKLEDEIGAPLFERKKNRIELNEKGRTVAEYAKRIMDLQGEMMEKVSPQGATRTFSIASVAILPAMRMVQELQEKYPGAQVTYEIIDNEAGVLKALNEGTADIGITLKAPRAKKYRAEKYMQERLSIALPKKHPLAKRKSIRLRELKGETIIQRSNVGFWEQVKRKKIPYATFIKHDSTKGISKLIEQSSLLTFVSDHQFDYEIPKDRKIVPLADREMSVEFFKVTLA; the protein is encoded by the coding sequence ATGTTTGTCGAGACCTATATTTTGCGATTGCTGGCCGGGTTCCTGGAATACGGGACGCTTTCTGCCGTTGCGGACAAGCTCTACACTTCGCAGCCGGCGGTGAGCCGCGCGTTCAAGAAGCTGGAAGACGAAATCGGTGCTCCGCTCTTCGAGCGCAAAAAGAACCGCATCGAGCTGAACGAGAAGGGACGCACGGTCGCCGAATACGCGAAGCGCATCATGGATTTGCAAGGCGAGATGATGGAAAAGGTAAGCCCGCAGGGGGCCACGCGCACGTTCTCTATCGCGTCGGTGGCCATTCTCCCCGCCATGCGGATGGTGCAGGAACTGCAGGAGAAATACCCCGGTGCGCAGGTCACCTACGAGATTATCGACAATGAGGCGGGCGTGCTGAAGGCCTTGAACGAGGGCACGGCGGATATCGGCATCACGCTTAAGGCCCCCCGTGCAAAGAAATACCGTGCCGAAAAATACATGCAGGAGCGGCTCTCGATTGCGCTCCCCAAGAAGCACCCGCTTGCGAAGCGCAAGTCCATCCGGCTCCGGGAACTCAAGGGCGAAACCATCATCCAGCGCAGCAATGTGGGGTTCTGGGAGCAGGTCAAGCGCAAGAAGATTCCCTACGCCACCTTCATCAAGCACGACAGCACGAAGGGCATTTCAAAGCTCATCGAGCAGTCTTCGCTGTTGACGTTCGTTTCGGACCACCAGTTCGATTACGAAATTCCAAAGGACCGCAAGATTGTGCCGCTCGCCGACCGCGAAATGAGCGTGGAATTTTTCAAGGTGACGTTGGCGTAG
- a CDS encoding flavodoxin produces MAAEKKILVVYYSRADENYTVGNISKGNTEIIAEMIAKKTGGTLLHVEPAKEYPKGYDDCINVAKKELSQDARPAIKPVNVNPEDFDEIYIGYPVWWGEMPMPMFTFLEKYNLKGKTIHPFMTHEGSGLSGVQRLKKVTGANVTAGLAIYGHVAQNEREKAQKEVDKWVK; encoded by the coding sequence ATGGCAGCAGAAAAGAAAATCCTCGTCGTTTACTATTCCCGTGCCGATGAAAACTACACCGTCGGGAACATTTCCAAGGGCAATACCGAAATCATTGCCGAGATGATTGCGAAAAAGACGGGCGGCACGCTCCTACATGTGGAACCCGCGAAGGAATACCCCAAGGGCTACGACGACTGCATCAATGTCGCGAAGAAGGAACTCTCGCAGGATGCACGCCCGGCGATCAAGCCCGTGAACGTGAATCCCGAGGACTTCGACGAAATCTACATCGGGTATCCGGTGTGGTGGGGCGAAATGCCGATGCCCATGTTCACCTTCCTCGAGAAGTACAATCTGAAGGGCAAGACGATTCACCCGTTCATGACGCACGAAGGTAGCGGTCTTTCGGGAGTGCAGCGCCTCAAGAAGGTGACTGGCGCGAACGTGACTGCGGGCCTCGCCATCTACGGGCATGTCGCGCAGAATGAACGCGAAAAGGCTCAGAAGGAAGTGGACAAGTGGGTAAAATAG
- a CDS encoding DUF4405 domain-containing protein, with amino-acid sequence MGKIARRTLDIAMAVLTLILMGGNGLFYNAFGEVLDSGLVHEILGVVLFILWAVHIVWNRAWIKGMLKGKYNALRIVRTVINAGVIVCVLFLMVSGVMLSNHVFSWLGIESGANFARNAHMLASHWYLVFVSLHIGLHLSLFIRGKTATGITLSLAAYGIYAFVARGLWKYLTLQQPFFFLDLERGYLLFALDYIAIMVLFAMAMQFVMNVMLKYSR; translated from the coding sequence GTGGGTAAAATAGCCCGCCGTACGTTAGATATCGCAATGGCCGTGCTCACCCTGATTTTGATGGGTGGGAACGGTCTTTTTTACAATGCTTTCGGCGAAGTGCTGGATAGTGGACTAGTTCACGAAATCTTGGGCGTTGTCTTGTTTATCCTATGGGCGGTTCACATTGTTTGGAATCGCGCGTGGATTAAGGGAATGCTCAAGGGAAAGTACAACGCTTTGCGAATCGTGCGGACGGTCATTAACGCAGGCGTTATCGTGTGCGTCTTATTCTTGATGGTAAGCGGGGTGATGCTTTCGAATCACGTGTTTTCTTGGCTCGGAATCGAAAGTGGCGCAAATTTCGCCCGCAATGCCCACATGCTTGCGAGTCACTGGTATCTTGTTTTCGTCTCGCTCCATATCGGGCTACATTTGTCGCTGTTTATCCGCGGAAAAACTGCGACGGGCATAACGCTCTCGCTCGCCGCTTACGGAATATACGCTTTTGTCGCCCGCGGTCTCTGGAAATACCTTACGCTGCAGCAACCATTCTTCTTCCTGGATCTGGAACGCGGCTATTTGCTGTTCGCATTAGACTACATCGCCATCATGGTGCTGTTCGCGATGGCGATGCAATTCGTGATGAATGTAATGCTTAAATACTCGCGCTGA
- a CDS encoding putative quinol monooxygenase, protein MSNITVNLRYTGKNGAAKKFAEEMVSSGTVAKIRAEKGNIRYEYFQSLDDPETILLIDAWESQAAIDVHHASPMMKTIAKLRDKYDLKMTVERYTPDNTMPKTDEKFIRK, encoded by the coding sequence ATGAGCAACATTACGGTAAACCTGCGCTATACGGGTAAGAACGGGGCGGCAAAGAAGTTCGCCGAAGAGATGGTTTCTAGCGGGACGGTGGCGAAAATCCGTGCCGAGAAGGGCAATATTCGCTACGAATATTTCCAGTCGCTGGACGATCCCGAGACCATCTTGCTGATTGACGCGTGGGAAAGCCAGGCAGCCATCGACGTGCACCACGCTTCACCCATGATGAAGACGATTGCGAAACTCCGCGACAAGTACGACTTGAAAATGACTGTCGAACGCTACACGCCCGACAACACCATGCCCAAGACCGACGAAAAGTTCATCAGGAAATAA